The Rhipicephalus sanguineus isolate Rsan-2018 chromosome 7, BIME_Rsan_1.4, whole genome shotgun sequence genome includes a window with the following:
- the LOC119398855 gene encoding serpin B3 gives MASQSVYDSLLRFSLRLYKETIRSNSKVDNIVCSPLVIAAGISTLLVGAQNNTAKELYGVLQVKASVDRLRDYFSKLIADLTTYAPYASIRVASRTYSEQQLPLKANYASLVESFFATTVKSVDFRHSHEAARQEANSWVSQQTSSKIRDLIPPGIINAGTSSILLNAVCVQAFWQSPFQWRNTRPQTFHVDSENSVVVDMLYQDRSYKMAHSEVLRARALEIPCKGHKVSMVIVLPDTQDGLALLQERLTPCRLCALLSSLSMVMDVELSLPKFKINSSVALKDSLRTLGAKELFSACSADLSGIFQTGRPPLADVIHRTFVQVDEGGMDAACWCAMTTSAGCASLPFYTKRFVVDHPFMFLIKANEPDVILSIGSVRKP, from the coding sequence ATGGCGTCACAGAGCGTATACGACAGTTTGCTGAGGTTCTCCCTGCGTCTGTACAAGGAAACCATACGTAGCAACTCCAAAGTCGATAACATCGTATGCTCGCCGCTGGTGATCGCAGCCGGTATCTCCACGCTGCTCGTCGGTGCCCAAAACAATACCGCCAAGGAACTTTACGGCGTGCTTCAAGTCAAGGCAAGCGTCGACAGATTGCGCGATTATTTTTCTAAACTCATCGCTGACCTGACCACATACGCTCCCTACGCCTCCATCCGAGTGGCAAGCCGTACTTATAGCGAGCAGCAGCTTCCGCTGAAAGCCAACTACGCTTCACTCGTGGAAAGCTTCTTCGCGACGACCGTCAAATCCGTCGACTTCAGGCACAGCCACGAAGCGGCACGGCAAGAGGCGAACTCCTGGGTCTCGCAGCAGACGTCCTCCAAGATTCGGGACCTAATACCGCCGGGAATCATCAACGCCGGTACCTCGTCGATCCTGCTCAATGCCGTCTGCGTTCAGGCTTTCTGGCAGTCTCCCTTCCAGTGGAGAAATACCAGACCCCAGACGTTTCACGTGGACTCCGAGAACAGCGTTGTGGTGGACATGCTCTACCAGGACCGCAGCTACAAGATGGCTCACTCGGAGGTTCTGAGGGCGAGGGCCCTGGAGATACCTTGCAAGGGCCACAAAGTGTCCATGGTCATCGTCCTCCCAGACACTCAGGACGGTCTCGCTCTTCTACAGGAGAGACTGACTCCGTGCAGGCTCTGCGCGCTTCTCTCCAGCCTCAGCATGGTTATGGACGTGGAACTGAGCCTTCCCAAGTTCAAAATCAACAGCAGCGTTGCGCTGAAGGACAGCCTCCGTACGTTAGGTGCGAAGGAGCTGTTCAGCGCTTGCAGCGCTGACCTGTCCGGTATATTCCAGACGGGCCGACCGCCGCTCGCCGATGTGATTCACAGGACTTTCGTACAGGTCGACGAGGGAGGTATGGACGCGGCGTGTTGGTGCGCCATGACGACTTCGGCGGGCTGCGCTTCGTTGCCTTTTTACACCAAACGCTTTGTCGTCGACCATCCGTTCATGTTCCTTATCAAGGCCAACGAACCGGATGTGATACTTTCCATAGGTTCGGTGCGGAAACCGTGA